In one Verrucomicrobiota bacterium JB022 genomic region, the following are encoded:
- a CDS encoding aldose 1-epimerase family protein has product MGSLVTLQNQRFTAKISAQGAEICSLYDRQTQTEHIWQGDVEWWAKHAPILFPIVGSLKDNRYTYRGVSYEMPRHGLARTREWELIEELPVRARFRLNSDAETRFSYPFDWQLVATYQLEMDGLHIRYKVRNIGQSDMYFSLGSHPALNVPWIPDCEFEDHNIVFSEDEVWARYPLTEDGLLSTTPEPLPVEDRRLRLNHPMFERDALVLKGIHSRRVQICCEMATQYLEVDLGGAPDLGIWQPAGAPFVCIEPWFGHSDPEDHDQDLTRKPGILRLESGEAFRTAYSICVRDGLME; this is encoded by the coding sequence ATGGGATCTTTGGTAACTCTCCAGAATCAGCGGTTCACGGCCAAGATTTCGGCCCAGGGAGCGGAAATATGCTCCCTCTACGATCGCCAGACGCAAACCGAACACATTTGGCAAGGTGATGTCGAATGGTGGGCCAAGCACGCGCCCATCCTGTTCCCCATCGTGGGGTCGCTCAAAGACAACCGCTACACCTACCGCGGCGTCAGCTACGAGATGCCCCGGCATGGCCTCGCCCGCACCCGCGAGTGGGAGTTGATTGAAGAGCTGCCCGTACGGGCCCGCTTCCGCCTGAACAGCGATGCGGAGACGCGCTTCAGCTACCCCTTCGACTGGCAACTCGTGGCGACGTATCAGCTGGAGATGGACGGCCTCCACATCCGCTACAAGGTGCGCAACATCGGCCAGAGCGACATGTATTTTTCCCTCGGCTCGCACCCCGCGCTCAACGTGCCCTGGATCCCCGATTGTGAATTCGAGGACCACAACATCGTCTTCAGCGAAGACGAAGTCTGGGCACGCTACCCGCTGACCGAAGACGGGCTGCTCTCGACGACCCCCGAGCCGCTGCCGGTGGAAGACCGCAGGCTGCGCCTCAACCACCCGATGTTCGAGCGCGATGCCCTCGTGCTGAAGGGCATCCACTCTCGCCGCGTGCAGATCTGCTGCGAGATGGCCACGCAGTACCTGGAAGTGGACCTCGGTGGCGCGCCCGATCTCGGCATCTGGCAGCCCGCCGGCGCTCCCTTTGTCTGCATCGAGCCCTGGTTTGGCCATTCCGATCCGGAAGACCACGACCAGGACCTGACACGCAAGCCCGGCATCCTCCGACTCGAGTCGGGCGAAGCCTTTCGCACCGCCTACAGCATTTGCGTGCGCGACGGGCTGATGGAGTAA
- a CDS encoding gamma carbonic anhydrase family protein, which yields MTVQERLATYLTQTPEVDPTAYIADSAELMGCVKIGPHASVWPQCVLRGDIHSIEVGEGSNIQDGTIVHLADDYGVKIGRYVTIGHAAMIHACTIEDECLIGMRATVLDGAVIGKGSIVGAGALVTKGTIVPPYSLVVGLPAKVVRTLDPDHNQGLDLSRKYVEVAKAHKAQQQKRG from the coding sequence ATGACCGTGCAAGAGCGCCTTGCCACCTACCTGACCCAAACTCCGGAGGTCGATCCGACCGCCTATATTGCCGACAGCGCCGAGCTGATGGGCTGCGTCAAGATCGGGCCCCACGCCTCCGTCTGGCCGCAATGTGTGCTGCGCGGCGACATCCACTCGATTGAAGTCGGGGAAGGGTCCAACATCCAGGACGGCACCATCGTCCACCTCGCCGACGACTACGGGGTCAAGATCGGCCGCTACGTCACCATTGGCCACGCGGCCATGATCCACGCCTGCACGATCGAGGACGAGTGCCTCATCGGCATGCGGGCCACGGTGCTCGACGGGGCGGTGATCGGCAAAGGCTCTATCGTCGGGGCAGGCGCGCTGGTCACCAAGGGCACGATCGTGCCGCCGTATTCGCTCGTCGTCGGCCTGCCAGCCAAAGTCGTGCGCACCCTCGACCCCGACCACAATCAAGGCCTCGACCTCTCCCGCAAATACGTGGAAGTGGCCAAGGCCCACAAAGCCCAGCAGCAAAAGCGCGGGTAA
- a CDS encoding PEP-CTERM sorting domain-containing protein — MKHLRLSATLLGLTAAASLYAYGPYPRQAPGLRDWEGTPTTAIPGTAENFAGWASSIVTLNYGTDVSEIWKTPARALGPSVGPAPAEDPYHDGDPETRTGGVYDILCIGRGGEVVLGFDEAFRDGEGWDLAVFENSFNDEMLELAYVEVSSDGVNFVRFPSDSLTASTVGAFGRLDARDVDGLAGKYRIGYGTPFDLADLRGLPGSEHLDFEAIRYVKIVDVVGDGNSLDSDGDPIYDPYPVSASAGFDLEAVGYIHPALPVPPAAPEVTFALASATTAQLTWQAEAGVAYTIQAWSGESWADVETVPANAETTPVSRTVALPTSTEAAFFRVLGSWSAE; from the coding sequence ATGAAGCACCTCCGCCTCTCCGCCACCTTGCTCGGCCTGACCGCCGCCGCCTCACTCTACGCCTACGGCCCTTATCCCCGCCAGGCTCCCGGCCTGCGCGACTGGGAGGGCACGCCCACCACCGCCATCCCCGGCACGGCCGAAAACTTTGCTGGCTGGGCTTCGAGCATCGTGACGCTCAACTACGGCACCGACGTGTCGGAGATCTGGAAAACCCCGGCGCGCGCCCTCGGCCCCTCCGTCGGGCCGGCACCCGCCGAAGATCCTTACCACGACGGCGACCCCGAGACCCGCACCGGCGGCGTCTACGACATCCTCTGCATCGGGCGCGGCGGCGAAGTCGTGCTGGGCTTCGATGAGGCCTTCCGCGACGGCGAGGGCTGGGACCTGGCGGTGTTCGAAAACTCCTTCAACGACGAGATGCTGGAGCTGGCCTACGTCGAGGTCTCCAGCGACGGCGTGAACTTCGTCCGCTTCCCCAGCGACTCGCTGACCGCCTCGACGGTCGGAGCCTTTGGCCGCCTCGACGCCCGCGACGTGGACGGCTTGGCGGGCAAATACCGCATCGGCTACGGCACGCCTTTCGACCTCGCCGACTTGCGCGGCCTGCCGGGCAGCGAGCATCTGGACTTCGAGGCCATCCGCTACGTCAAGATCGTGGACGTGGTAGGCGACGGCAACTCGCTCGACAGCGATGGCGACCCGATCTACGACCCCTACCCGGTCTCGGCCTCGGCGGGCTTCGATCTGGAAGCGGTGGGCTACATCCACCCTGCCCTGCCCGTGCCGCCCGCTGCGCCGGAAGTGACTTTCGCCCTCGCCAGCGCCACTACGGCACAGCTTACCTGGCAGGCAGAAGCGGGAGTGGCCTACACCATCCAAGCTTGGAGCGGCGAAAGCTGGGCCGACGTGGAAACGGTCCCCGCCAACGCGGAAACGACGCCGGTCAGCCGCACCGTCGCCCTGCCGACCAGCACCGAAGCGGCCTTCTTCCGCGTCCTGGGCAGCTGGAGCGCGGAGTAA
- a CDS encoding TonB-dependent receptor produces the protein MNKFLPALPLITASILWGQGEEPVALPAVTTTAWHFPVEVGAVPASIDVIGGDALDPSRALTVVDLLRQEANLQFRSYSGSPLQAEINLRGFGSVGTQRALVLVDGIPMNPPDIGGINWLEIPPVLIEQVEVIRGSQTTLYGNHAVGGVIKITTREAPTAPFFRTTLAGGNLGYRDAQLAAGSRLGGGWSAFAAAQHYEEDGYRQHSAQEADSAHFSLGYRPQNARWHASGKVTWVDSYSEMPGPLTTEWYHRDPQTSRGGRTSSHETYLATQGSWTLETEDWAVEVPAGYTHRYVRPDLDGIFTEDTYHIAHAAPRVQRADASGESSAGLDLTRTGLKIDDFQDRSREVLIGKADVSLSTAALYLHRRQELSERWQISGGVRGELARYDYDLVTYDPFSPDYSRGVYREATRDLDGWSANLGLVWQPSVNFRQWLRVDRLYRYPAIDEAFSYRGFPDFDSQLEPEEGYNVELGGEWRQESLTLRLNAFAQWMEGEIDFNGNENVNLADVRRLGLETSARWQADRWSLQLDHTWIDARFTSGPFEGNDRFLVPAHQVTLGGEVEVIETVTLGVGYRYTSSAYEGDDFRNIQPRLPAAAVVDARVRWQPRQALSVYCAAENLFDNRYATVKYSGAWYPAPGIRWRTGAQYSF, from the coding sequence TTGAACAAATTCCTACCAGCACTTCCCCTAATAACCGCATCCATCCTCTGGGGGCAGGGTGAGGAGCCGGTGGCGTTGCCTGCCGTTACCACCACGGCCTGGCATTTCCCGGTCGAAGTGGGTGCCGTACCCGCCTCGATCGACGTGATCGGCGGGGATGCGCTCGATCCTTCCCGCGCGCTGACGGTAGTCGACCTGCTGCGGCAGGAGGCCAACCTGCAGTTCCGCTCCTACAGCGGCTCGCCCTTGCAGGCCGAGATCAACCTGCGGGGCTTCGGCTCGGTCGGCACGCAACGGGCGCTGGTACTCGTCGACGGCATCCCGATGAACCCGCCCGACATCGGCGGCATCAACTGGCTGGAGATCCCGCCCGTCTTGATCGAGCAGGTGGAGGTGATTCGCGGCTCGCAGACGACTCTCTACGGCAACCACGCGGTCGGCGGCGTGATCAAGATTACTACCCGCGAGGCCCCCACCGCCCCGTTTTTCCGCACCACACTGGCCGGGGGCAACCTTGGCTACCGCGACGCTCAACTGGCCGCCGGCAGTCGCCTCGGAGGCGGCTGGAGCGCGTTTGCCGCCGCCCAGCATTATGAGGAGGACGGCTACCGCCAGCACAGCGCCCAGGAGGCCGACTCTGCCCACTTTTCCCTCGGCTACCGCCCGCAAAACGCCCGCTGGCACGCCAGTGGCAAAGTGACATGGGTCGACAGCTACAGCGAGATGCCCGGCCCGTTGACGACCGAATGGTATCACCGCGACCCGCAGACCAGCCGGGGCGGCCGCACGTCGTCTCACGAGACCTACCTCGCCACGCAGGGCAGTTGGACGCTGGAGACGGAAGACTGGGCGGTGGAAGTACCGGCCGGCTACACGCACCGCTACGTGCGGCCCGACCTCGACGGCATCTTCACCGAAGACACCTACCACATCGCCCACGCCGCCCCTCGCGTGCAGCGGGCCGACGCCAGCGGCGAGAGCTCCGCCGGGCTCGACCTGACCCGCACGGGCCTCAAGATCGACGACTTTCAGGACCGTTCGCGCGAGGTGTTGATCGGTAAGGCCGACGTCTCGCTCTCGACCGCCGCCCTTTACCTCCACCGCCGCCAGGAGCTGAGCGAGCGGTGGCAGATCAGCGGCGGCGTGCGGGGCGAGCTGGCGCGCTACGATTACGACCTCGTCACCTACGACCCCTTTTCGCCGGACTACAGCCGAGGAGTTTACCGCGAGGCCACGCGCGACCTCGATGGCTGGTCGGCCAACCTCGGCCTCGTCTGGCAGCCAAGTGTGAACTTCCGCCAATGGCTGCGGGTCGACCGGCTCTACCGCTACCCAGCCATCGACGAGGCTTTCTCCTACCGCGGCTTCCCGGACTTCGATAGCCAGCTGGAGCCGGAAGAGGGTTACAACGTGGAGCTGGGCGGCGAGTGGCGGCAGGAGTCGCTGACCTTGCGGCTCAACGCCTTTGCGCAGTGGATGGAGGGCGAGATCGACTTCAACGGCAACGAAAACGTCAACCTGGCCGACGTGCGCCGCCTGGGGCTCGAAACCAGTGCCCGCTGGCAGGCCGACCGCTGGAGCCTGCAGCTCGACCACACCTGGATCGACGCCCGCTTCACCAGTGGCCCGTTTGAGGGCAACGACCGCTTTCTCGTGCCTGCGCATCAAGTGACGCTGGGCGGCGAGGTGGAGGTGATCGAGACCGTCACGCTCGGCGTCGGCTATCGCTACACCAGCAGCGCCTACGAAGGCGACGACTTCCGCAATATCCAGCCGCGCCTTCCTGCCGCCGCCGTGGTCGATGCCCGCGTGCGTTGGCAGCCGCGGCAGGCCCTGAGCGTCTACTGCGCCGCTGAGAACCTTTTCGACAACCGCTACGCCACCGTCAAATACAGCGGCGCCTGGTATCCCGCCCCCGGTATCCGCTGGCGGACCGGCGCCCAATACTCTTTCTAG